One region of Clostridiales bacterium genomic DNA includes:
- a CDS encoding oligosaccharide flippase family protein, which produces MKSMVKAVFTLTAFTFVERTLGFLFKIYLSRQIGAVGMGIYSVATSFFFVLLTLMTSGIPLVVSKLTAKDKSLGGSLCSAALIFELIISLVVCGIVLIFQKPIGALFADSQSMTLVIIMLPALVFSGVYSAFRGVLWGEKKFTSVSVVELIEQVARIVCCVALFSLFKNKINAVALSMSVACFVSALACVIFYFCGKRKLKSPKSTLKPLITTSLPITLSRTTSSVNNYIIAIAIPFLLMTSGLNTEQSMYVFGSCVGMALPLLYLPITVVGSLAFVMIPTLSEAYAKGDKKSTCRQIESALSFSVIVAAIVLPVYIALGGPLGTFIYNNTDAGIFLRKSAWLLLPLSFENIASSMLNSLDLEKKSLINYLIGAVVMYIICFAFYSRFNMDVFMAAFGVSLITSATLDVIDIKRRTGMKLTFFKPLLICVAGAYPAWLFTRYVYNIIPGNVLPIIVSGIGGVCFAALVAVIFGAIDFDVNINKKKKRHNPKFKKLGKIKKAQS; this is translated from the coding sequence ATGAAATCAATGGTTAAGGCGGTTTTCACGCTGACCGCGTTCACGTTCGTGGAACGCACGCTCGGCTTTTTATTCAAAATCTACCTGTCGCGGCAGATAGGCGCTGTCGGCATGGGTATCTACTCGGTGGCGACGTCGTTTTTTTTCGTCCTGCTCACACTCATGACCTCGGGCATTCCGCTTGTAGTAAGCAAGCTGACCGCCAAAGATAAATCGCTGGGCGGCAGTCTTTGCTCGGCGGCGCTCATTTTCGAGCTCATTATATCGCTCGTCGTGTGCGGTATCGTTTTGATATTCCAAAAACCGATAGGCGCGCTTTTCGCCGACAGCCAATCCATGACGCTCGTTATAATCATGCTGCCCGCGCTTGTGTTTTCTGGCGTATACTCGGCGTTCCGCGGCGTGCTTTGGGGCGAAAAGAAATTCACCTCGGTAAGCGTAGTCGAGTTGATAGAGCAGGTAGCGCGCATAGTGTGCTGCGTTGCGCTGTTCAGCCTGTTTAAGAACAAAATAAACGCAGTAGCCCTATCCATGTCGGTGGCGTGCTTCGTGTCCGCGCTCGCCTGCGTTATATTCTACTTCTGCGGCAAGCGGAAGCTTAAAAGCCCCAAATCTACACTAAAACCGCTCATAACGACATCGCTGCCCATAACGCTGTCGCGCACGACTTCGAGCGTGAATAACTACATAATAGCGATCGCAATACCGTTTTTACTCATGACGAGCGGGCTCAACACCGAGCAATCGATGTACGTTTTCGGCTCGTGCGTGGGCATGGCGTTGCCGCTACTGTATCTTCCCATAACGGTGGTCGGCTCGCTCGCGTTCGTCATGATCCCCACCCTTTCGGAAGCGTACGCCAAGGGCGATAAAAAGAGCACCTGCCGCCAGATAGAGAGCGCGCTTTCGTTCTCGGTGATCGTCGCGGCGATAGTCCTGCCCGTGTATATCGCGCTCGGCGGGCCGCTCGGCACGTTCATTTACAACAATACCGACGCAGGCATATTCCTGAGAAAATCGGCGTGGCTGCTCTTGCCGCTGTCGTTCGAGAACATAGCGTCGTCCATGCTCAACTCGCTCGACCTCGAAAAGAAATCGCTCATAAACTACCTTATCGGCGCGGTGGTCATGTATATAATTTGCTTCGCGTTCTATTCGCGCTTCAATATGGACGTATTCATGGCGGCGTTCGGCGTAAGCCTTATCACCTCGGCGACTCTCGACGTGATAGACATAAAACGCCGCACGGGCATGAAGCTGACCTTCTTCAAGCCGCTTCTTATTTGCGTGGCGGGCGCGTACCCCGCATGGCTGTTCACGCGCTACGTTTATAACATTATCCCCGGTAACGTTTTGCCGATAATAGTTTCCGGCATAGGTGGCGTGTGCTTCGCCGCGCTCGTTGCGGTCATATTCGGCGCGATCGACTTCGACGTGAATATAAACAAGAAGAAAAAACGGCACAACCCTAAATTTAAAAAGTTAGGAAAAATTAAAAAAGCTCAGTCTTAA
- a CDS encoding folate family ECF transporter S component, producing MINDQQEIATPDIRKKSNVRSQQIKFGTTKWLTYTAVFAALSLVMKFIGQFLTLTPNFKITPIYVVWLISAAVLGPVGGGIVCFVSDVLGAIIFPMGALNPLLTLGCTLYGVIAGLCFKYFPVKNYIAKFLFAGIACTLLITLLFDSFAIWWWCRYYLHLKSYLEKGFWVYVGASRVLQLAVGAINIVVTVMMIPLLTKLRLLPPLNKKAKSTEEHDHA from the coding sequence TTGATCAACGATCAACAGGAAATTGCGACTCCGGACATAAGAAAAAAGTCTAACGTCCGTTCGCAGCAAATCAAGTTTGGAACGACAAAATGGCTCACGTACACGGCGGTATTCGCCGCGCTTTCTCTCGTGATGAAATTTATCGGTCAATTTCTCACGCTGACGCCCAACTTTAAGATAACGCCTATTTACGTGGTATGGCTTATCTCCGCCGCAGTGCTCGGTCCCGTCGGCGGCGGGATCGTCTGCTTCGTGTCCGACGTTCTCGGCGCGATCATATTCCCTATGGGCGCGCTCAATCCTTTACTGACGCTCGGCTGCACATTATACGGCGTGATCGCAGGGCTATGCTTTAAGTATTTCCCCGTAAAAAACTACATCGCAAAGTTTTTGTTTGCGGGGATAGCATGTACCTTGCTTATTACCCTCTTATTCGACTCGTTTGCGATATGGTGGTGGTGTCGATACTACTTGCATCTCAAATCATATCTCGAAAAGGGGTTTTGGGTATACGTAGGGGCGTCGCGCGTACTGCAACTCGCGGTCGGCGCGATAAACATAGTCGTCACCGTAATGATGATACCGTTACTGACCAAACTGCGGTTATTACCGCCGCTCAATAAAAAAGCAAAAAGCACGGAGGAACACGACCATGCCTAA
- a CDS encoding 4-oxalocrotonate tautomerase, which translates to MPNISVKMLAGRTQAQKEKLARDLVEVLSRDLGADKHWITCTIEDYDAEEWQEVFKTEIADKPDEVVFKKPEYDPKVLL; encoded by the coding sequence ATGCCTAATATCTCGGTAAAAATGCTTGCGGGAAGAACGCAGGCGCAAAAGGAAAAGCTTGCCCGCGATCTCGTAGAGGTATTGTCGCGCGATCTCGGCGCAGACAAACATTGGATCACCTGCACTATCGAGGACTACGACGCCGAGGAGTGGCAGGAAGTTTTCAAAACCGAAATCGCCGATAAGCCCGACGAAGTCGTTTTCAAAAAACCCGAGTACGACCCGAAAGTGCTTTTATAA
- a CDS encoding DUF3810 domain-containing protein has product MRTLFLRPNKPELRPEKFSRRVYCADGYRAEIVRRPIGKFFVGWGIALCVLLIPLIVMLDVRKDPRVAEFWTTHIQAGWESFTGHLTSFLPCSVLELLIVSGIMLGVFLLVRVFINLCKGRFKRIAVGLVVIATFGAYLLNLYIMSMGFGYYRAEMPVPQTENKYTASQARKVVEYFLADYNRLANSLERDENGCVVCPYAFGELADIMVEEYKRLDAPFFNGYFAKYTPTAKPVVNSWFLSDMLITGVTFLPFGEATLNVAAPPTTITSTLAHELAHTKGVQREGDANLLARYILVSSENDYLRYCGYYASFDNLLSALSLAGDWQSFNELGVQISPLVAKERRYANAYWNSQPDIIGQIAEFFNNLYLKSNGAENGTGSYDNGNKGEVVTPINPDTGEPEKDPDTGEIVREIEYSQVQKMYFKIYEEIRSYEL; this is encoded by the coding sequence GTGAGAACGCTTTTTTTAAGACCCAATAAGCCCGAGCTTCGCCCCGAAAAGTTTTCGCGGCGTGTTTACTGTGCAGACGGCTACCGCGCAGAGATCGTGCGCCGACCGATAGGCAAGTTTTTTGTCGGATGGGGAATAGCGTTATGTGTTCTTCTTATTCCACTCATTGTAATGCTCGATGTGCGCAAAGACCCACGCGTTGCCGAATTTTGGACTACTCATATCCAAGCGGGTTGGGAAAGCTTTACAGGGCATTTGACGAGCTTTTTGCCGTGCTCGGTGCTCGAATTGTTGATCGTATCGGGAATAATGCTCGGCGTGTTCTTATTGGTAAGAGTGTTTATTAATTTATGCAAGGGTAGGTTTAAGAGAATAGCGGTGGGCTTAGTAGTTATCGCTACGTTTGGCGCGTACTTACTCAATTTATATATAATGTCTATGGGGTTCGGGTACTACCGCGCCGAAATGCCCGTGCCGCAAACCGAAAACAAATACACGGCGTCGCAAGCTCGAAAAGTAGTCGAATACTTTTTAGCCGATTATAATAGGCTTGCGAATAGCTTGGAACGCGATGAAAACGGTTGCGTTGTTTGCCCGTATGCGTTCGGGGAGCTTGCCGATATTATGGTGGAAGAGTATAAGCGGCTCGACGCGCCTTTCTTTAACGGGTATTTTGCGAAATATACGCCTACGGCCAAGCCTGTCGTAAACAGCTGGTTTTTATCCGATATGCTCATAACGGGTGTAACGTTCTTACCGTTTGGCGAAGCGACGCTCAATGTTGCCGCGCCGCCCACTACGATAACCTCTACGCTCGCGCACGAGCTTGCGCATACCAAGGGTGTTCAGCGCGAGGGGGATGCCAACCTTTTGGCGCGGTATATTCTTGTTTCGTCCGAGAACGATTACTTGCGGTATTGTGGGTATTACGCTTCTTTCGATAACTTGTTATCTGCGCTTTCGCTCGCGGGCGACTGGCAGAGCTTTAACGAATTGGGTGTACAAATAAGCCCGCTCGTGGCCAAAGAACGCAGGTACGCAAATGCGTATTGGAATTCGCAGCCCGATATAATAGGGCAGATCGCCGAGTTCTTTAATAACCTTTATCTTAAATCCAACGGTGCGGAAAACGGCACCGGCAGCTACGACAACGGTAATAAAGGCGAAGTCGTTACGCCTATCAATCCGGATACGGGCGAACCGGAAAAAGACCCCGACACAGGCGAGATCGTGCGCGAGATAGAATATTCGCAAGTGCAAAAAATGTACTTTAAAATATACGAAGAAATTAGAAGTTACGAATTATAA
- a CDS encoding flotillin family protein, which yields MQTCFSSLSGGAVGGIVAVVVVAVLLIILLIATVAARYKKCPSDKVMVIYGKVGKASDGTARSAKCIHGGAAFIWPFIQSYSFLDLTPISIQVDLKNALSRQNIRVDVPSRFTVGISTENGVMQNAAERLRSLPLNEIQRLAEDIIFGQLRLIIATMNIEEINTDRDKFLEAVSINVEGELKKIGLRLINVNVTDINDESGYIDALGKEAAAKVINDAKKSVAEKNRDGSIGEANANKDERIQVAAANSEAIDGENKSKVLVSQSNARLREAEAEANRVAQSAEFIAQAKANEEAYKAEQQAELERAKRERATLEADVLVNAEIQKRKAEIEAEAEAERIRRRAQGEADAAYAKKVAEAKGQLEILTKQAEGFGKIIEKSGGKSDDAVKMLIADKIQNLVAMQVDAIKNLKIDKVTVWDSMKDGQPTTANFLSGMLGAVPPLNELFKMNGMELPTYLGKVADDQATEPTEVKEPTKKSYTKKPKTE from the coding sequence ATGCAAACCTGTTTCTCTTCCCTCTCCGGTGGCGCAGTAGGCGGCATTGTCGCCGTTGTGGTAGTCGCGGTACTGCTCATAATACTGCTCATCGCAACCGTCGCGGCGCGGTATAAAAAATGCCCGTCCGACAAAGTCATGGTCATATACGGTAAAGTCGGCAAAGCCTCCGACGGCACGGCACGCTCTGCCAAGTGTATCCACGGTGGCGCGGCATTTATATGGCCGTTCATCCAGTCGTACAGCTTCCTCGACCTCACCCCCATATCCATTCAGGTCGACCTTAAAAACGCGCTGTCGCGCCAGAACATTCGTGTAGACGTTCCGTCGCGCTTCACCGTCGGTATCTCGACGGAAAACGGCGTTATGCAAAACGCCGCCGAGCGTTTGCGCTCCCTTCCTCTCAACGAAATTCAACGCCTTGCCGAAGATATCATATTCGGTCAGCTCCGTTTGATCATCGCGACCATGAATATCGAGGAAATCAACACCGACCGCGACAAGTTCCTCGAAGCGGTTTCCATCAACGTCGAGGGCGAGCTTAAAAAGATCGGTCTTCGCCTTATCAACGTTAACGTAACCGATATCAACGACGAGTCCGGCTATATAGACGCGCTCGGTAAGGAAGCCGCCGCCAAGGTTATCAACGACGCTAAAAAATCGGTTGCCGAAAAGAACCGCGACGGTTCGATCGGCGAAGCAAACGCCAACAAGGACGAACGTATCCAAGTCGCCGCCGCCAATTCCGAGGCTATCGACGGCGAGAACAAATCCAAAGTTTTGGTCAGTCAATCCAACGCCCGACTTCGCGAAGCGGAAGCGGAAGCCAACCGCGTAGCGCAATCGGCCGAGTTCATTGCTCAAGCGAAAGCCAACGAGGAAGCGTATAAAGCCGAACAGCAAGCCGAGTTGGAACGTGCCAAGCGCGAACGCGCAACGCTCGAAGCTGACGTTCTCGTAAACGCCGAAATCCAAAAACGCAAAGCGGAAATCGAAGCGGAAGCCGAAGCCGAACGCATTCGCCGCAGAGCACAAGGTGAAGCGGACGCCGCCTACGCCAAGAAAGTTGCAGAAGCTAAGGGTCAACTCGAAATACTCACCAAGCAAGCCGAAGGTTTCGGAAAGATCATCGAAAAATCGGGTGGTAAGAGCGACGACGCAGTCAAAATGCTTATCGCCGACAAGATTCAAAACCTCGTCGCCATGCAGGTCGACGCAATCAAGAACCTCAAAATCGACAAGGTCACCGTTTGGGACAGCATGAAAGACGGTCAGCCGACGACGGCAAACTTCCTTTCGGGTATGCTCGGCGCAGTTCCGCCGCTTAACGAGCTGTTCAAGATGAACGGCATGGAGCTCCCCACTTACCTCGGCAAAGTCGCAGACGATCAAGCGACCGAACCCACCGAAGTAAAAGAGCCCACCAAAAAGTCTTACACCAAAAAACCCAAAACCGAGTAG